A stretch of Nonomuraea africana DNA encodes these proteins:
- a CDS encoding SRPBCC family protein: protein MKVAGSAVLGIDRDRVWDALQDPAVLVRTIPGCERLEETGPGTYRMTVSAGVAAIKGVYQGEVALSEPLPPERFVLKARGQGAPGTVEATVEVRLADVDGGTRIDYDAEAVVGGMIGGVGQRMLGSVAKRTAGDFFTAIESHLTSAAPAVGALSPAAAEPAEAAGQAAAPALSGTGAAPVLSGSGATSAPSGAGQVFERPHPAKEHTQTRPWVMLAAFGMGAGIALGSAAIGWVLGRAGRR from the coding sequence GTGAAGGTCGCAGGCAGTGCGGTGCTCGGCATCGACAGAGATCGTGTGTGGGACGCCCTCCAAGACCCGGCGGTGCTGGTGCGCACCATCCCGGGCTGCGAGCGCCTGGAGGAGACGGGGCCCGGCACCTACCGGATGACGGTCAGCGCGGGGGTGGCCGCCATCAAGGGCGTCTACCAGGGGGAGGTGGCGCTGTCGGAGCCGCTGCCGCCCGAGCGCTTCGTGCTGAAGGCGCGGGGGCAGGGCGCGCCGGGCACGGTCGAGGCCACCGTGGAGGTACGGCTGGCGGACGTCGACGGCGGCACCAGGATCGACTACGACGCCGAGGCGGTGGTCGGCGGGATGATCGGCGGGGTGGGGCAGCGGATGCTCGGCTCGGTCGCCAAGCGGACGGCGGGCGACTTCTTCACCGCGATCGAGTCCCACCTGACCTCGGCGGCTCCCGCTGTGGGCGCGCTGTCTCCAGCGGCCGCCGAACCCGCAGAAGCGGCCGGGCAGGCGGCGGCCCCGGCTCTCTCCGGCACAGGCGCGGCTCCGGTTCTCTCCGGCTCCGGGGCCACCTCGGCGCCCTCCGGCGCGGGGCAGGTCTTCGAACGGCCACATCCCGCGAAGGAGCACACCCAGACCCGCCCGTGGGTCATGCTCGCCGCCTTCGGGATGGGCGCGGGCATCGCCCTCGGCAGCGCCGCGATCGGCTGGGTCCTCGGCAGAGCGGGCCGCCGCTAG
- a CDS encoding cytochrome ubiquinol oxidase subunit I, giving the protein MEALDLARWQFGVTTVYHFLFVPLTIGLGVFVAGLQTAWHRTGKEYYLRLTKFFGKLFLINFAMGVVTGIVQEFQFGMNWSEYSVFVGDVFGAPLALEALLAFFMESTFLGLWIFGWDKLPKRVHLATIWAAVIGSNLSAYFILAANAWMKHPVGYEVVDGRARMTDLWAVLTNSTALAQVPHVIAASFIVAGGFVLAVSGHRLLKGDTAFRSPLRGALVMTAIAGAVVAGTGDMSGKLMYEQQPMKLAAAEGLTHDTKGAPFHVLPGIEIPKLLSFLSANDFDATVQGTEDIQRRLEEKFGPGDYRPNQEVVFWSYRVMIVFGLSTVGLSVLGLWLTRRRRQVPPWYAKALVLALPLPLLAVTAGWLLSEIGRQPWTVAGELLTASSVSPGVSLAEVATSLTLFTLLYGVLAMAEVVLLVRSVRKGPELPPAPAVEPVREPSLMY; this is encoded by the coding sequence ATGGAAGCACTAGACCTTGCGCGGTGGCAGTTCGGTGTGACCACCGTGTACCACTTCCTTTTCGTACCGCTGACGATCGGCCTCGGCGTCTTCGTGGCCGGACTGCAGACCGCCTGGCACCGCACGGGCAAGGAGTACTACCTGCGCCTGACGAAGTTCTTCGGGAAGCTCTTCCTGATCAACTTCGCGATGGGCGTGGTGACGGGCATCGTGCAGGAGTTCCAGTTCGGCATGAACTGGAGCGAGTACTCCGTGTTCGTGGGCGACGTCTTCGGCGCCCCGCTGGCGCTGGAGGCGCTGCTCGCCTTCTTCATGGAGTCGACGTTCCTGGGTTTGTGGATCTTCGGCTGGGACAAGCTGCCGAAGCGGGTGCACCTGGCCACCATCTGGGCGGCGGTGATCGGCTCGAACCTGTCCGCCTACTTCATCCTGGCCGCCAACGCCTGGATGAAGCACCCGGTGGGCTACGAGGTCGTGGACGGCCGGGCCAGGATGACCGACCTGTGGGCGGTGCTGACCAACTCCACCGCGCTGGCCCAGGTGCCGCACGTGATCGCCGCCAGCTTCATCGTGGCGGGCGGGTTCGTGCTCGCGGTCAGCGGCCACCGGCTGCTCAAGGGAGACACCGCCTTCCGGAGCCCGCTGCGCGGCGCGCTGGTCATGACGGCGATCGCGGGGGCCGTCGTCGCGGGCACGGGTGACATGTCGGGCAAGCTGATGTACGAGCAGCAGCCGATGAAGCTGGCCGCCGCCGAGGGCCTGACGCACGACACCAAGGGCGCGCCGTTCCACGTGCTGCCGGGTATCGAGATCCCCAAGCTGCTGAGCTTCCTGTCCGCCAACGACTTCGACGCCACCGTTCAGGGCACCGAGGACATCCAGCGCAGGCTGGAGGAGAAGTTCGGCCCCGGCGACTACCGGCCGAACCAGGAGGTCGTCTTCTGGTCCTACCGGGTGATGATCGTCTTCGGCCTGTCGACGGTGGGCCTGTCGGTGCTGGGCCTCTGGCTGACCCGTAGGCGCAGGCAGGTGCCGCCCTGGTACGCCAAGGCGCTGGTGCTGGCCCTGCCGCTGCCGCTGCTCGCGGTGACCGCCGGCTGGCTGCTGAGCGAGATCGGCCGCCAGCCGTGGACGGTCGCGGGCGAGCTGCTGACCGCCTCCAGCGTCTCGCCGGGGGTGTCGCTGGCCGAGGTGGCCACGTCGCTGACCCTCTTCACCCTCCTGTACGGCGTGCTCGCAATGGCCGAGGTCGTCCTGCTGGTCAGGAGCGTCAGGAAGGGCCCCGAGCTGCCCCCGGCGCCGGCCGTCGAGCCGGTGCGCGAACCGTCGCTGATGTACTGA
- a CDS encoding polysaccharide deacetylase family protein yields MITGRSGGARLARAGAGITAVALLAACTAGQGTAPGTASAPTAGARPQPSPEELGPPGATPRPGEVGRIPSSGSLPPVISSIPTRRKVVFLTIDDGWEQDPGFVRQVRDQRIPITAFVMRDAVEAIGAPDPAGGQGRFVGRGKWGYVRLLRDAGVPIENHTLTHPNLRTLGYDAQKAELCGSSRLIGKEVGVRPTLFRPPFGTYNTDTQRAAKACGLQALLLWTATVQPGGKIAYQVPDKRLRPGDILLLHFRPNLARDFRILVSKIKRRGFELGNLDAYLKAALRRAK; encoded by the coding sequence ATGATCACGGGGCGATCCGGGGGAGCGCGCCTGGCGCGGGCGGGCGCGGGCATCACGGCGGTGGCGCTGCTCGCCGCCTGTACGGCGGGGCAGGGCACCGCGCCGGGCACCGCCTCGGCGCCCACCGCAGGAGCACGGCCCCAGCCGTCCCCGGAGGAGCTCGGCCCGCCCGGCGCGACGCCGAGGCCCGGCGAGGTGGGGCGGATCCCCTCGAGCGGCTCCCTGCCGCCGGTGATCAGCTCCATCCCCACCAGGCGCAAGGTGGTGTTCCTGACCATCGACGACGGCTGGGAGCAGGACCCCGGCTTCGTCCGTCAGGTGCGCGACCAGCGCATCCCGATCACCGCCTTCGTCATGCGCGACGCCGTCGAGGCGATCGGCGCGCCCGACCCCGCGGGCGGCCAGGGCCGCTTCGTCGGCCGTGGCAAATGGGGTTACGTCCGCCTGCTGCGCGACGCGGGCGTGCCGATCGAGAACCACACGCTGACCCACCCCAACCTGCGCACGCTCGGCTACGACGCGCAGAAGGCGGAGCTGTGCGGCTCCTCCAGGCTGATCGGCAAGGAGGTCGGGGTCAGGCCCACGCTGTTCAGGCCGCCGTTCGGCACCTACAACACCGACACCCAGCGCGCCGCCAAGGCCTGCGGCCTCCAGGCGCTGCTGCTGTGGACGGCGACCGTCCAGCCGGGCGGCAAGATCGCCTACCAGGTGCCCGACAAGAGGCTGCGCCCTGGCGACATCCTGCTGCTGCACTTCAGGCCCAACCTCGCCAGGGACTTCAGGATCCTGGTCAGCAAGATCAAGCGCCGCGGCTTCGAGCTCGGCAACCTCGACGCCTATCTGAAGGCGGCCCTCCGCCGGGCGAAGTAG
- a CDS encoding B3/4 domain-containing protein, with protein MHFQHSPQIRSDFPELAAGVVFARGITPDAVPDLDRFTAVAKERLAAGTEADLPEIQAWRRAFSKMGLKPTQYRCASESLLRRFRKEGALPRIHPLIDLCNAISLAYAIPVGVFDLAYVSRSLEVRHADGDETYVTFGGEVERPDPGEVIFADAERRAHARRWTNRQSGHSAVRDTTDAVLIVAEAMHATAAADVKELTTVLAHELERTWPAVREVSVESRWRTPPSA; from the coding sequence ATGCACTTCCAGCACTCGCCCCAGATCAGGTCCGACTTCCCCGAGCTCGCGGCCGGAGTGGTCTTCGCTCGGGGGATCACCCCCGACGCGGTTCCCGACCTGGACCGGTTCACCGCCGTCGCCAAGGAGCGCCTCGCGGCGGGCACGGAGGCGGACCTGCCCGAGATCCAGGCCTGGCGGCGGGCCTTCTCGAAGATGGGGCTGAAGCCGACCCAGTACCGGTGCGCGTCGGAGTCGCTGCTGCGGCGCTTCAGGAAGGAGGGCGCGCTGCCGCGCATCCATCCGCTGATCGACCTGTGCAACGCGATCTCGCTGGCCTACGCCATCCCGGTGGGCGTCTTCGACCTCGCGTACGTCTCGCGGAGCCTGGAGGTCCGCCACGCGGACGGCGACGAGACCTACGTGACCTTCGGCGGCGAGGTCGAGCGGCCCGACCCCGGCGAGGTGATCTTCGCCGACGCGGAGCGGCGGGCGCACGCGCGCCGCTGGACGAACAGGCAGAGCGGCCACTCCGCCGTCAGGGACACGACGGACGCCGTTTTGATCGTGGCCGAGGCGATGCACGCGACGGCCGCCGCCGACGTCAAGGAGCTCACGACGGTGCTGGCGCACGAGCTGGAGCGCACCTGGCCCGCCGTACGCGAGGTGTCGGTCGAGAGCCGCTGGCGCACCCCGCCGAGCGCGTGA